A segment of the Thiohalomonas denitrificans genome:
AATGACAATTATCAAAAAAAACGCAGGATTACTTTCTCAGCAAACCTGTCGGTTTTCAAACGTCTTGCATTCAAGGAGTTAGGTAACGGCTGGAAACATTGGCAGGGGAAGGAGTGATCGGAGAATAGTAGAAGGATAAAAACAACTGGTGGGTTCGGGTTCCCGTTGAACCGGGGGATCTGGCAGCGGATGCACCCGGTCGGCGGCCGCCAGGCGAAGTTCAGGTACAAAGAAAAAGGGGGGCCGAAGCCCCCCTCCATCAACGCTACTGCGTGTTACGCGGCAGCGGTCACTTCCTCATCCGTGATGGCCGAGGGTGCTTCATTCTTAACGAAGAAGCTGGACACGTACACAAGGAGGCCACCAAAGAACGTCCATCCCGCGGCGAAACGCAGCCAGTAGAACAGGGCGATCTTGTCCTGAACCACCATGAAGGCCATCGGCTCCTCAGCTGCACGCTGCATCCAGACCTGCAGGATACCCGCCGCAGTAAGGAACAGCGTGATCAACACCATCGAAATGGTCATCAGCCAGAAGGCCCACATCTCCAGCACCTGTGCCCGCTGGGGCGCGGCGGACTGGTTCCAGCGCAGGTAGGGCATGGAGTAGGAGATCATGGTCAACACGATGAGCACATACGCACCGTAGAAGGCCAGGTGACCGTGGGCAGCGGTGATCTGAGAGCCGTGGGTGTAGTAGTTGACCGGAGCGAGCGTATGCAGGAAGCCCCACACGCCTGCGCCCAGGAATGCCACTACTGCAGTACCCAGCGCCCAGAGTACGGCCGCCTTGTTGGGATGCTGCTTACGACGCTTGTTCACCATGTTGAAGGCGAAGACGGTCATCATGAAGAACGGAATCGGCTCAAGGGCGGAGAAGATCGAGCCCAGGTACTGCCAGTACTCCGGCGTGCCAATCCAGAAATAGTGATGGCCGGTGCCCAGGATACCGGTGATCAGGGCCATGGCGATGATGACGTAGAGCCACTTCTCGATAACCTCGCGGTCAACGCCGGTAGTCTTGATCAGCACGAACGCCAGGATAGAGGCCATGATCAGTTCCCAGACGCCTTCAACCCACAGGTGAACCACCCACCACCAAAACATCTTGTCCAGTACCAGGTTGGTCGGGTTGTAGAAGGAGAACAGGAACAGTACTGCCAGGCCGGTAAGACCGGTCATCAGGACGATATTGACCACCGTCTTGCGGCCGGTAAGCACGGTCATGCCCACGTTGAACAGGAAGCCCAGGGCGACCACCACGATGCCGATCTTGGTAATCGTGGGCTGCTCCAGGAACTCGCGTCCCATGGTCGGCAGCAGATCATTGCCTGTCATTTCGGCCAGCGTGGCGTAGGGTACCGCCAGGTAACCAACGATGGTCAGTGCGCCGGCGACCAGGAAGATCCAGAACAGCGCCAGGGCCAGCTTGGGACTATACAGTTCCCGCTCCGCCTCTTCCGGTACCAGGTAGTAGGAGGCACCCATGAAGCCGAACAGCAGCCAGACGATCAGCAGATTGGTGTGAACCATGCGGGCCACGTTGAACGGAATCTCCGGAAACAGGAAATCCCCGACCACATACTGGTAGCCCATGATCAGGCCGAAAATGATTTGCCCCACGAAAAGACCGAGGGCGGCGATAAAGTAGGGTTTTGCTACGGATTGCGATTGGTATTTCATAGGATTCCCCTCTTAGCCCTGGATATTCGGCGGCCAGCCAGCGGCGTTGATTTCCGATGCGTACTTCAGGAAATCAGCCAGGCCATCGAGCTCTTCTTCAGAGAGGTTGAACTGGGGCATGGAGCGGCGCCCGGGGATGCCATCTACAGGCCGGCCGGAGATGAAGGCCTTGAGGGCCAGCTTGCTCTCACCGAAGCGGTTATAGACATTGACCAGTTCTGGGGCGAAGTAGGCGCCCTCTCCCATCAGCGTGTGGCAGCCGAGGCAGTTGTTGTCCTCCCAAACCTTTTTGCCGAGAGCGACGGATGGCGTGATGTTATGCCGGTTGTCGCGTTCGGGCAGGGTTTGGACGGTATCGAAAGATAGAGCCAGGAACAGGAGGATGAAGAATACACTTCCCCCCAGGTAAATGTTCCTGGCCATGCTTTTG
Coding sequences within it:
- a CDS encoding c-type cytochrome, which codes for MSETFTKSMARNIYLGGSVFFILLFLALSFDTVQTLPERDNRHNITPSVALGKKVWEDNNCLGCHTLMGEGAYFAPELVNVYNRFGESKLALKAFISGRPVDGIPGRRSMPQFNLSEEELDGLADFLKYASEINAAGWPPNIQG
- a CDS encoding cbb3-type cytochrome c oxidase subunit I, with translation MKYQSQSVAKPYFIAALGLFVGQIIFGLIMGYQYVVGDFLFPEIPFNVARMVHTNLLIVWLLFGFMGASYYLVPEEAERELYSPKLALALFWIFLVAGALTIVGYLAVPYATLAEMTGNDLLPTMGREFLEQPTITKIGIVVVALGFLFNVGMTVLTGRKTVVNIVLMTGLTGLAVLFLFSFYNPTNLVLDKMFWWWVVHLWVEGVWELIMASILAFVLIKTTGVDREVIEKWLYVIIAMALITGILGTGHHYFWIGTPEYWQYLGSIFSALEPIPFFMMTVFAFNMVNKRRKQHPNKAAVLWALGTAVVAFLGAGVWGFLHTLAPVNYYTHGSQITAAHGHLAFYGAYVLIVLTMISYSMPYLRWNQSAAPQRAQVLEMWAFWLMTISMVLITLFLTAAGILQVWMQRAAEEPMAFMVVQDKIALFYWLRFAAGWTFFGGLLVYVSSFFVKNEAPSAITDEEVTAAA